One region of Rhodospirillaceae bacterium genomic DNA includes:
- a CDS encoding GFA family protein: MSEAFTGGCACGAVRYEIDAEPIFQNDCQCRHCQQRSGTGHGSYLTFAGRSAVKVEGKATEWRLAADSGNMKSHAFCPICGSPVYLTFAAMPDLFSITAASLDDPARYQPQAVTYHARGHAWDRLDPTLTAFDKMPG; this comes from the coding sequence ATGAGCGAGGCCTTTACCGGCGGCTGCGCCTGCGGCGCCGTGCGCTATGAGATCGATGCTGAGCCGATCTTCCAGAACGATTGCCAGTGCCGCCATTGCCAGCAGCGGAGCGGCACGGGGCACGGCTCCTACCTCACCTTCGCAGGCAGAAGCGCCGTGAAGGTCGAGGGGAAAGCCACGGAATGGCGCCTTGCCGCCGACAGCGGCAACATGAAGAGCCACGCCTTCTGTCCCATCTGCGGATCGCCGGTCTATCTCACCTTCGCCGCCATGCCGGATCTCTTCTCCATCACGGCCGCGAGCCTCGACGATCCAGCCCGCTACCAGCCGCAGGCGGTGACCTATCATGCGCGCGGTCATGCCTGGGACCGGCTCGACCCCACCCTCACCGCCTTCGACAAGATGCCGGGTTGA
- a CDS encoding SRPBCC domain-containing protein: protein MTDSALKSTSQDSGVQQIVVDEVFHHAPETIWRALTDGALMARWMMQPTGFEARVGNRFTFQTTAAGGWDGIIRCEILEVVPNQRLVYAWRGGHAANVGYGSLLDTTVTFALTSVGVGTRLKVVHAGFDLPRNETAYTSMSNGWKKVVHNLGTIAGQQD, encoded by the coding sequence ATGACCGATTCCGCGTTGAAATCCACGTCGCAAGATTCTGGCGTCCAGCAGATCGTCGTCGATGAGGTGTTCCATCATGCGCCGGAGACGATCTGGCGGGCGCTCACCGATGGGGCGCTGATGGCGCGCTGGATGATGCAGCCGACCGGCTTTGAGGCGCGCGTCGGCAACCGCTTCACCTTCCAGACGACGGCGGCAGGCGGCTGGGACGGGATCATCCGCTGCGAGATCCTTGAGGTCGTGCCGAACCAGCGCCTGGTCTATGCCTGGCGCGGCGGGCATGCGGCGAATGTCGGCTATGGCTCGCTGCTCGACACCACCGTCACCTTCGCGCTGACCTCGGTCGGCGTGGGCACGCGGCTCAAGGTCGTCCATGCGGGCTTCGATCTGCCCCGGAACGAGACGGCCTATACCAGCATGAGCAACGGGTGGAAGAAGGTCGTCCACAATCTCGGCACCATCGCCGGCCAGCAAGACTGA